Within Vallitalea okinawensis, the genomic segment TATCTATCCTTTATTACCAATATAATCAGGATTTTCATCGAATTCTATTGAATAAAATTCGATGGGATGCTATAGTTATAATGAAAGGAGAGCTGTCAAATGCCTTCATATCAGAATCCGTATTTAATATTAAAGAATTTGTATCCCAATATGTATAACGTTGAAAAAAAGATTGCTGACTTTATTTTAGAAAATAAAGGATTAGTATCTTCAATGACAATTGCACATATTGCAAAAGAACTCAAAATAGCTGAATCCAGTATCGTTAGATTTAGCCAAACTCTTGGCTATTCAGGCTTTACTGCATTAAAACTAAGTTTAGTGCGACACTCTGATAATTCAAGTTCTTCAATCTATGAAGATATTGATTTAGATGACGATATGGTCACAGTTACCAAAAAAGTATTTAACGGTAATATTAGCGTCCTTCAAGATTCATTGAATATGATCGACTTTGAGAAAATCAAAGAAGCCATTGATGCTATCGATAATGCTAAGAAAATTATTTTCTATGGTGTCGGTTCCTCCTCTACCATAGCTAATGATTTTTATTATCGCTTCATGCGAATCGGTTTACCTGCTCAAGCTATAACTGATCCTCATATCAGTTATTTATCTGCAAGTCTATTGGATGAGGATTGTGTAGCAATTGCCATATCTCATACGGGAAGAACTAAAGAAATTATAGATAATATGAAGATGGCTAAAAGTAAGAATGCTACGACTATATCTGTTACAAGTTTTCTTAAAAGTCCTTTGAATGACTGCTCCGATATCGTGTTATGTATTTCATCGAAGGAAATTGAATCTTTAAATGAAGCTATAGCATCAAGAATTGCTCACATCACACTCCTTGATAGCATCTATGCTGGACTTGCCCTCAAACGGAAAGATAAAGTACTACCACTCATTCAAAACATGAATGATATTTTACAAAGGTCACGTCTATAGCTTAAATAAACCAAAAGACCCTATATCAAACTTGATTCTTCATTACTATAATCAAGTTTAATATAGGGTCTTTCTTATTTTGGAATAAGAAAGTTCGCGTTTTGCTCGCAAGGTACCGTACTTTCCTATTCCAGTTTTAACGTGGCGGTAGCCGCTTTTGTACTTATAACATCACTTCTTGCTTTTGATTCACTCTTAGATGATTCATTACCATAGCTATTATTCCAACAGATGTAATGGCTATCCATAATACCAATACGCCATTCCATCCAAATTGGTCAACAATAAGCCCTGTAATAGATGCAGTTAATCCAGCTGCCATATAGGAGACAAAATCTAAAAAGCCGGCTATAGATGATGTCTTATTATATTTTGCATACTTCATCGGTATAGAACCTAATAAAATAGTATTTGATCCATACATCATAGCAGATGATAAGGATAGAAATAATAAACCTAAGACGGCACTAAAACCTCCAACTTTAACCAATCCTATGTTCGTTAAAATTGATATAATAAATAAGACACTGATTGTAATCTGATCTTGATTTTTATACTTTTTGCTTAGCCATCCAGCAAAAAGCATACCAATGAAGTTCATGAAAGGAATAAGCAATATTAATCCTACAGTCGACTTCAAATCCAAACCTTGGGTTTCCATCAAATACATAGGTCCCCAAAGTGATATACCTTCCTTTACTATTCCCTTTGCTGCACATGCAACAACAACATACCAAAGTTTTGATTGATTAACCACTTTCCAAAAGGATACGGAGTCTTTCTTAGAATCTTCTACATTACTTTCTTTTTTAAAGTACTTTTCGTTAGGATCTTTAAATCCAACATCTATTGGATGATTACGAATCCCAGTCACCCAAATAATCGCATAAATTAATAAGAAAATTCCGGGGGACCAAAAAGCCCATTTCCAGTTTGTCTGTTCAATGATTATGCCAGCTAATCCCCATGCTAAAATATAGCCTCCAACCATGGATGTGGATATGAGGGTTGCCGTTTTCCCTCGTTTTTTATTTTCATTCCAAAAAGACAATGTTTTGATCATAGGTCCCCAAATCATGGATTGAAAATAACCATTTATTCCCCATAGAACAACCATTACAATTAAACTTGTTGCAAAACCAAAACAAATATTGGTTATAGCAATTAAAACAACTCCTGCAAATATGTAGAGTCTACTCGATACTTTATCACCTATATAGCCATTAATTAAATGCCCAATACCATATACCCAAAAAAATACACTACCAATCATACCAACTTGCGTTTTACTCCACCCAAAAGCATTTTGAATTTCAGGTAGTGCCACAGATATATTTACACGTCCAAAATAAACACTGGCATAGACTATCCAACATAAAATAAAAATCTTTATCTGCCATTTCTCAAATGCACTTTTTCTCATTTTCGAATCCTTTCTTTTAACGATATAATTTACATACAATAAGTCCCTTTCTGTTTTTTCTATATTATAAAAACATCATTCGTTCCTTTAGTTCTTGAAAAATAATTATGTAAACTGTGTGAAAAGTAATCTAATCAATACTAATTACTATATTCAGAAACTTTAATTTAACTCTAAATTCCTCTATTAAAATATAATAATTATAGTACTACTATATTCGATTAATGAATATTTGTCAATAATATATATCTGATCGCAGAATTTTATTCCTTGTTAAATCTCACGTCTTATTCTGATTTTGTTGTAAATAAAGACATGTTTCAACACATATAATAATATGAACCTTATTTATAAGGAGACATCTATGTACCAGTTATTATATGCAATGCTATGTTTACCCATGATTAATCGTAATCCTACAAGAACCCGAAATCGAGTAAAGAACGCTATGGAAGAACTCCAGTCTATCCCCAAGGACTATCCTATAGAGACAGCATTAGCAAATGGAAATGTTGTTATTACCGATCGCGGAGAAGTTCACAATAAGGAAAGATTTGAATCCTTCTTGAGCAATGTTAATAAAGGTAAACCAGATCATATTCAATTTGTGAAGTATACTATTAATGGTATACCACTAATAGGTATACTTGAATATGATGGTATGAAGATTAAATTCACTTATGATACAACACGTTCTAAGAATATTGGGTATGGATCAATAGATACTCACGAAGGTACTGAGATCATATTAGGGACAAAGGAAAGACCATCTGGGCATTTAATTGGTACATACTACTTAATCATGCCTAAAGGTAAACAAATTATCTTTTCATTTAGTTATAGGTTTTAACCCCAATACAAAAGCGAAGCTTACGCTTCGCTTTTGTATTATCTAGTCAGTTTCCATTACTAACTCTTTGTTTTCAAAGAAAAAGTGTACATATAATGGACAAGCTAACAATAGCAATCCTGATAGTAGGAAGACTACCTGCATGCCATTAAAGGCAAAGAAACCCATTGTCAACTGTGTCCCCTCTAGCAAATTTATTATTTTTGAACCCAAGGAAGCACTCAGGAAACTGAATATTCCTCCTAAAGCTGCATTTAATCCTATGTACATGGTACGACCTTCCTTCTTAGCAAACAGGAATTGAATATTAAAGAGAGATATACCGACTCCAGCCCAAGCAAATCCTGCACTTATATGAAGCAAAGGAGTTAGTATAATGTAATTACTTTCTGTTACAAATGCCCACATGAAATGAGTAATAGCAAGAATTAATATCGAAAACTTGGTACTAAGAAACCAAGATTTTTTATCTGCTAATCTTCCCCAATAACTTGAACAAAGAACACGAACCATTGTTGCTACAACAGATAATGCCATCATAAAAGTGTAACTTAACTCTAAAGAAGTTACCATGTATACGGCAACATATGGTCCACCGATTTGTAATCCAATATTCCATATGACATAAAGTATAATTACCTTTCTAAAGCTAACACTTTGTAATGGTATCGTTACTGTATCTTTAACTCTATAATTTCTTTGAATGTTTTTCTCCTTTGGCTCACTTATCTTTGATAACGCAAATACATTAATCATTGCTAGTAACAATAATATGCTACCAATGATAATAAAACCTGCATACTTATTCCCTGCTCTATCCCAATAGTCTAGCACACCACCTAATGAGATAGTTAGTATCGCAGATACAAACAAAGAAATTTTATCTTTCATTGCAGTATATTGTCCTCTGATTTCAATTGGTGTTAGATTAATCATCCAGTTAGCAACTGCAGGCATTAAGAAAGCATTTAATCCGTATGATAAACAATAAATTAAAACAAATAGCTGTAAGGAGTATCCTGTCTTTAACAACAAAATAGGAATAAAATAAATGGTAGCTAACAGTATACGAAATATACTAGCTACACTAATAATTGCTTTCTTTCTACTCGCCATCTTTTCAAAGAAAACAGAAGAAAATATTTGAAAAATTCCTGTTGCTGCTGGTATGACAGCAATAACACCATTGATGTCATCACCACCTCCTAATAAGCTAATGAACCCTGCTAAAAATGCACCAGTAGTTAGTACAAATTGGCTAACTCCTGTAATACCCTCAAGAATGAAGTAATTACGACTCCTTGAGATATCATCAAGTCCCCTCATAATACGAAACACGGTCCCCACCTCGGTTTCTCTTAAAGTAAATATCAATTTATCAATAAGTTATCACACTATAAGTCGGTTTACAACTTGGAATAATGATGAAATAATAAGGCATTTGTAGCAGTAATTCGGGATGTTTAACATAACATATATGTAACTTTATTGGATAGCTTTAAAATGGCTGATTGCACGCAAAATCCATTATATGTAATCTAATATTTTATATCATAAAAAGCCTATTTCTAAAAGATGAAACAAGCTTTTAAATATTCCCTTAATATGAAATACAATTATTTGTATAATTATTTTTCTCTGTAATAACTCATTTGTATCGTAATCATGTTCTTATCTTTATCTAAGTAGATGACTAAGGGTAGTTGATATTCTTTTGGAAGACATTTATCAGGATTTCCAAGATCAAAATAGAGATATTGCTTGCCTTCGATAAATACATGCCGTTGTTTCCATGATATGT encodes:
- a CDS encoding DUF4362 domain-containing protein produces the protein MYQLLYAMLCLPMINRNPTRTRNRVKNAMEELQSIPKDYPIETALANGNVVITDRGEVHNKERFESFLSNVNKGKPDHIQFVKYTINGIPLIGILEYDGMKIKFTYDTTRSKNIGYGSIDTHEGTEIILGTKERPSGHLIGTYYLIMPKGKQIIFSFSYRF
- a CDS encoding MFS transporter, producing the protein MRKSAFEKWQIKIFILCWIVYASVYFGRVNISVALPEIQNAFGWSKTQVGMIGSVFFWVYGIGHLINGYIGDKVSSRLYIFAGVVLIAITNICFGFATSLIVMVVLWGINGYFQSMIWGPMIKTLSFWNENKKRGKTATLISTSMVGGYILAWGLAGIIIEQTNWKWAFWSPGIFLLIYAIIWVTGIRNHPIDVGFKDPNEKYFKKESNVEDSKKDSVSFWKVVNQSKLWYVVVACAAKGIVKEGISLWGPMYLMETQGLDLKSTVGLILLIPFMNFIGMLFAGWLSKKYKNQDQITISVLFIISILTNIGLVKVGGFSAVLGLLFLSLSSAMMYGSNTILLGSIPMKYAKYNKTSSIAGFLDFVSYMAAGLTASITGLIVDQFGWNGVLVLWIAITSVGIIAMVMNHLRVNQKQEVML
- a CDS encoding MFS transporter — encoded protein: MFRIMRGLDDISRSRNYFILEGITGVSQFVLTTGAFLAGFISLLGGGDDINGVIAVIPAATGIFQIFSSVFFEKMASRKKAIISVASIFRILLATIYFIPILLLKTGYSLQLFVLIYCLSYGLNAFLMPAVANWMINLTPIEIRGQYTAMKDKISLFVSAILTISLGGVLDYWDRAGNKYAGFIIIGSILLLLAMINVFALSKISEPKEKNIQRNYRVKDTVTIPLQSVSFRKVIILYVIWNIGLQIGGPYVAVYMVTSLELSYTFMMALSVVATMVRVLCSSYWGRLADKKSWFLSTKFSILILAITHFMWAFVTESNYIILTPLLHISAGFAWAGVGISLFNIQFLFAKKEGRTMYIGLNAALGGIFSFLSASLGSKIINLLEGTQLTMGFFAFNGMQVVFLLSGLLLLACPLYVHFFFENKELVMETD
- a CDS encoding MurR/RpiR family transcriptional regulator — encoded protein: MPSYQNPYLILKNLYPNMYNVEKKIADFILENKGLVSSMTIAHIAKELKIAESSIVRFSQTLGYSGFTALKLSLVRHSDNSSSSIYEDIDLDDDMVTVTKKVFNGNISVLQDSLNMIDFEKIKEAIDAIDNAKKIIFYGVGSSSTIANDFYYRFMRIGLPAQAITDPHISYLSASLLDEDCVAIAISHTGRTKEIIDNMKMAKSKNATTISVTSFLKSPLNDCSDIVLCISSKEIESLNEAIASRIAHITLLDSIYAGLALKRKDKVLPLIQNMNDILQRSRL